From Pirellulales bacterium, a single genomic window includes:
- a CDS encoding DUF1571 domain-containing protein: protein MAFRMNGWKSWAASIVTAMAARTAEAQVYSQPPAQMVPPTNQQPGAYPQYPNQQLPAQSYQAPRNAPPQYPAPGARMSGPPSYQAPPSARFQSPQGQYTPPAAQGATMNAQTQFQIPAGSNQQVPGQQYPNQQYQNQAATNPQYPNQAGAVPQYQSQPNAYGAQPANQQQAGGVMPNRFNNAPATQAPGVASYPERNRAPVAGRGGVRPAQFEQPIDQQQQPAAAPSAPTDPPGFRATEVSTAASIPGTVPAAVTSEQTPQEHPLMPALRWAKQGLGEFTKIQDYSCTLVKRERIDGTLGEHEYIFVKVRHQPFSVYTYFLGPARVKGQEAIFVDGANDGSLLAHGNGIKHRLIGTVSLKPTSTLAMSGNRYPITEMGMRRLLERLLEIGSNDVKYGECTVNWIQGAKVNNRTCTCIQVVHPVPRRNFLFHLARIYVDDEMQIPIRYEAYDWPTAGSNQPQLNEEYTFLNVKVNNGFTDADFSTENPSYGFK, encoded by the coding sequence ATGGCCTTCAGGATGAACGGCTGGAAGTCGTGGGCGGCAAGCATTGTCACCGCGATGGCCGCCCGCACCGCCGAAGCGCAGGTGTACAGTCAACCGCCGGCGCAAATGGTCCCCCCGACCAATCAGCAGCCGGGCGCGTACCCGCAATATCCGAATCAACAATTGCCGGCGCAGTCTTACCAAGCGCCGCGCAACGCTCCGCCGCAATACCCTGCGCCGGGCGCGCGCATGTCGGGTCCGCCGTCGTATCAGGCTCCTCCGTCGGCCCGCTTTCAAAGCCCGCAGGGACAATACACGCCTCCCGCGGCGCAGGGCGCGACGATGAACGCGCAAACGCAGTTCCAAATTCCGGCCGGCTCGAATCAGCAAGTCCCCGGCCAGCAATACCCCAATCAGCAGTATCAAAATCAGGCGGCCACGAACCCGCAGTACCCAAATCAAGCTGGCGCGGTTCCGCAGTATCAATCGCAGCCGAACGCGTATGGCGCGCAGCCTGCAAATCAGCAGCAGGCCGGCGGCGTAATGCCGAATCGCTTCAATAACGCTCCGGCGACGCAAGCGCCGGGCGTGGCGTCGTACCCCGAGAGGAATCGTGCTCCGGTCGCGGGGCGCGGTGGCGTTCGTCCGGCCCAGTTCGAGCAGCCCATCGATCAACAGCAGCAGCCTGCCGCGGCGCCGTCTGCGCCCACCGATCCGCCGGGCTTCCGTGCGACGGAAGTTTCGACGGCTGCGTCGATCCCCGGAACGGTCCCTGCGGCCGTCACGAGCGAGCAGACTCCGCAAGAGCATCCCTTGATGCCTGCCCTGCGCTGGGCCAAGCAAGGTCTTGGTGAATTCACCAAGATTCAGGATTACTCCTGTACGTTAGTCAAGCGCGAGCGCATCGACGGGACGCTGGGAGAGCACGAATACATCTTCGTAAAGGTGCGTCACCAGCCGTTCAGCGTTTACACCTACTTCCTGGGCCCTGCTCGCGTCAAAGGGCAAGAGGCCATCTTCGTGGACGGCGCCAACGACGGCAGCTTGCTCGCGCACGGAAACGGCATCAAGCATCGCTTGATCGGCACCGTGTCGCTCAAGCCGACCAGCACCCTGGCCATGAGCGGCAATCGTTACCCGATCACCGAGATGGGCATGCGTCGCTTGTTGGAACGCCTGCTCGAGATCGGCTCGAACGACGTGAAGTACGGCGAATGCACGGTGAATTGGATCCAAGGCGCCAAGGTGAACAATCGCACCTGCACCTGCATCCAGGTAGTACACCCGGTACCGCGCCGCAACTTCCTGTTCCACCTGGCCCGCATCTATGTCGACGACGAGATGCAAATACCGATCCGCTACGAAGCCTACGATTGGCCGACTGCCGGCTCGAACCAGCCGCAGTTGAACGAGGAGTACACGTTCCTCAACGTGAAGGTCAACAACGGCTTCACCGACGCCGACTTCAGCACCGAGAACCCCAGCTACGGGTTCAAATAG
- a CDS encoding MBL fold metallo-hydrolase, with protein MHRSKPAIATIVSAPFAENSYIAHFEGRDDCVVIDPGFEPEKIFDYIDEQQLAPAAFLITHGHADHIVGNVAMKERWPKVPIVIGREEAPKLTSAELNLSAGFGAPLVSPPADILLDEGEVYKIAGFEFEARTIPGHSSGHMVFIAHHLQPKIVFGGDVLFAGSIGRTDFPGGSFDALAEGIHRILFTLPGDTIVFPGHGPATTVAQEHAGNPFVGRDAGKRGRDIGGYG; from the coding sequence GTGCATCGATCGAAACCGGCTATCGCCACCATTGTCTCAGCTCCCTTCGCCGAGAACTCGTACATCGCGCATTTTGAAGGACGCGACGATTGCGTAGTCATCGATCCCGGTTTCGAGCCGGAGAAAATCTTCGACTACATTGACGAGCAACAGCTAGCACCGGCGGCGTTCTTGATCACGCATGGGCACGCGGACCACATCGTGGGCAACGTGGCGATGAAAGAGCGCTGGCCGAAGGTTCCGATCGTGATCGGTCGCGAGGAGGCGCCGAAGTTGACCAGCGCCGAACTCAACCTATCGGCCGGCTTCGGCGCGCCGCTGGTCAGTCCCCCTGCCGACATCTTGCTCGACGAAGGCGAGGTGTACAAAATCGCCGGCTTCGAATTCGAAGCGCGAACCATCCCGGGGCACTCCTCGGGACACATGGTCTTCATCGCGCACCACTTGCAGCCGAAGATCGTCTTCGGCGGCGACGTGCTATTCGCCGGCAGCATCGGACGAACCGACTTCCCCGGTGGCAGCTTCGACGCCCTGGCCGAGGGAATTCACCGCATCCTGTTCACGCTGCCGGGCGACACGATCGTCTTCCCCGGACACGGACCGGCAACGACCGTTGCGCAAGAGCACGCCGGGAATCCGTTCGTGGGACGCGATGCAGGAAAGCGCGGGCGCGATATCGGCGGGTACGGGTGA